A region of Aphanothece sacrum FPU1 DNA encodes the following proteins:
- a CDS encoding M3 family metallopeptidase: MTNLIMSHNPLLIGEGIPPFEQIKPEQVVPAMTELLQNLNTQLTDLEAKVIPAWEGLVDPLNKLEERLTWTWGIIGHLMGVKNSPELRQAYETVQPNVVQFINKLSQSQPIYQGFKTLKNSFVWDSLETAQKRIVETTIREAELSGVGLTGEKREQFNQIQLELAELSTKFSNHVLDATKAFKLKLTQEEQVDGLPPSLLSLAAQTARSEGEENATPESGPWVITLDYPSYVPFMKYSTQSDLRETLYKSFISRASTGELDNNPLIERILELRKEQAQLLGYNTYAEVSLARKMAPNVETVESLLEELRQVSYEAALKDLESIKTFAKTDDLKHWDISYWSEKQREFLFNFSSEELRPYFPLPQVLDGLFTLAKRIFGVTIIAADGKAPIWQEDVRYFQVNNEAGEAIAHFYLDPYSRPSEKRGGAWMNDCIGRAKIRLEEQFITRLPVAYLICNQTPPIDGKPSLMTFDEVNTLFHEFGHGLQHMLTKVDYLGASGINNVEWDAVELPSQFMENWCYDRTTLFNMAKHYETGETLPEHYYDKLIAARNYMSGSTMLRQLHFSLLDLELHHRYQPNGKETPSQVRERLAQKTTAMKPLPEDAFLCSFGHIFSGGYAAGYYSYKWAEVLSADAFSAFEEVGLNDEQAVSETGKRFRDTVLALGGSLHPMEVFKAFRGREPKTEPLLRHSGLLQMV, translated from the coding sequence ATGACTAACTTAATCATGTCACACAATCCCTTACTTATTGGTGAAGGAATTCCACCTTTTGAGCAAATTAAACCTGAACAAGTGGTTCCAGCTATGACGGAATTACTTCAAAATTTAAACACACAACTGACTGATTTAGAAGCAAAGGTTATTCCAGCTTGGGAGGGGTTAGTTGACCCTTTAAACAAATTAGAAGAACGGTTAACCTGGACTTGGGGAATTATTGGTCATTTAATGGGAGTTAAAAATAGTCCAGAATTACGTCAAGCTTACGAAACTGTCCAACCTAATGTTGTTCAATTTATTAACAAATTAAGTCAAAGTCAACCCATTTATCAAGGTTTTAAAACTCTCAAAAATAGTTTTGTTTGGGATAGTTTAGAAACGGCTCAAAAACGAATTGTCGAAACAACTATCCGAGAAGCAGAATTATCTGGAGTGGGTTTAACAGGAGAAAAAAGGGAACAGTTTAATCAAATTCAATTAGAATTAGCTGAACTTTCAACTAAATTTTCTAATCATGTTTTAGATGCAACTAAAGCATTTAAACTCAAATTAACTCAAGAGGAACAAGTAGACGGTTTACCTCCCAGTTTACTCAGTTTAGCGGCACAAACTGCCCGTTCAGAAGGAGAAGAAAACGCTACTCCTGAAAGTGGCCCTTGGGTAATTACTTTAGATTATCCTAGTTATGTTCCTTTTATGAAATATAGCACCCAATCTGATTTACGGGAGACTCTTTATAAATCGTTTATTTCTCGCGCTTCTACTGGAGAATTAGATAATAATCCTTTGATTGAGCGTATCTTAGAATTGCGAAAAGAACAAGCTCAATTACTGGGATATAATACCTATGCTGAGGTAAGTTTAGCTCGCAAAATGGCCCCCAATGTAGAAACAGTAGAAAGCTTACTTGAGGAGTTACGTCAGGTTAGTTATGAGGCGGCTTTAAAAGACTTAGAAAGCATAAAAACTTTTGCTAAGACTGATGATTTAAAACATTGGGATATTAGTTATTGGTCGGAAAAACAACGGGAATTTTTATTTAATTTTAGTTCGGAAGAATTACGTCCGTATTTCCCTTTACCTCAAGTTTTAGACGGTTTATTTACTTTAGCTAAACGTATTTTTGGGGTAACAATTATTGCGGCTGATGGAAAAGCACCAATTTGGCAAGAGGATGTCCGATATTTTCAGGTGAATAATGAAGCAGGAGAAGCGATCGCACATTTTTATTTAGACCCCTATAGTCGTCCTTCAGAAAAGCGAGGAGGGGCCTGGATGAATGATTGTATTGGACGGGCAAAAATTCGTCTAGAAGAACAATTTATCACCCGTTTACCTGTGGCATATTTAATTTGTAATCAAACTCCTCCTATTGATGGCAAACCTAGTTTAATGACCTTTGATGAAGTTAATACTCTCTTTCATGAATTTGGTCACGGGTTACAACATATGTTAACTAAAGTTGACTATCTGGGTGCATCAGGTATTAATAATGTAGAGTGGGATGCTGTAGAATTACCCAGTCAATTTATGGAGAATTGGTGTTATGACCGGACAACTTTGTTTAACATGGCTAAACATTATGAAACGGGAGAAACGTTACCAGAACATTACTATGATAAATTAATTGCTGCTCGTAATTATATGAGTGGTTCGACTATGTTACGGCAATTACATTTTAGTCTTTTGGACTTAGAATTACATCATCGTTATCAACCGAATGGGAAAGAAACACCCTCTCAAGTTCGGGAACGTTTAGCACAAAAAACAACGGCAATGAAACCGTTACCAGAGGACGCATTTTTATGTTCTTTTGGACATATTTTTTCGGGAGGTTATGCAGCAGGATATTATAGTTATAAGTGGGCCGAAGTGTTAAGTGCTGATGCTTTTTCTGCGTTTGAAGAAGTGGGTTTAAATGATGAACAAGCAGTGTCAGAAACAGGTAAACGTTTCCGAGATACTGTCTTAGCATTAGGGGGAAGTTTACACCCGATGGAAGTGTTTAAAGCTTTCCGAGGAAGGGAACCGAAAACCGAACCTTTGTTAAGACACAGTGGTTTATTACAAATGGTCTAA
- a CDS encoding XcyI family restriction endonuclease yields MSQDFLHESLQIDYRLRATFFYRKLYDLGFKYFHNEILKLIEIAETYNWEQKNNWGVSEKAWIILENSKIPQVAVFAHPRVLQEQPKLSAYYRSVAMLPQKAVNKLAFTIKTIEEGKKLSTDKSIILCQLYNSHSSLIIESANEYTQDDIYALMYASAGAQIQGSWNNKIGEEAEILTRKLILRTLLEENLIISVIYKEGNSSNNLDDIIDKTDLISGIRLTNQTSILFSSEPDISFLNANGQLVAVIEIKGGKDTAGALERYGAAKKSFEEARRLNTKVTTIFLASCITDEVKKRLENDELINHIYDLTKIVAEDEFRYKFTDDILKLIEIDVKKK; encoded by the coding sequence ATGAGTCAAGACTTTCTTCATGAATCTCTACAAATAGATTATCGATTAAGAGCAACTTTTTTTTATAGAAAGTTATATGATTTGGGTTTTAAATATTTTCATAATGAAATTTTAAAATTAATAGAAATTGCAGAAACTTATAATTGGGAACAAAAAAATAATTGGGGAGTTTCTGAAAAAGCATGGATAATTTTAGAAAATAGTAAAATTCCTCAAGTCGCTGTTTTTGCTCATCCGAGAGTTCTTCAAGAACAACCTAAATTATCAGCTTATTATCGTAGCGTAGCGATGCTTCCTCAAAAAGCAGTTAATAAATTAGCTTTTACGATTAAAACAATAGAAGAAGGCAAAAAATTATCAACTGATAAATCCATTATTTTATGTCAATTATATAACTCCCATTCTAGCTTAATTATAGAAAGTGCCAATGAATATACACAAGATGATATTTATGCCCTAATGTATGCTTCTGCGGGCGCACAAATTCAAGGTTCTTGGAATAATAAAATTGGAGAAGAAGCAGAAATTTTAACTCGAAAATTAATTCTTCGTACTTTATTAGAAGAAAATTTAATTATTTCTGTTATTTATAAAGAAGGAAATTCAAGTAATAACTTAGATGATATAATTGATAAAACTGATTTAATATCAGGGATTAGATTAACTAATCAAACCAGTATTTTATTCTCTAGTGAACCAGATATTTCTTTTCTTAATGCGAATGGACAATTAGTAGCAGTCATAGAAATTAAAGGGGGAAAAGATACTGCTGGAGCATTAGAAAGATATGGTGCTGCTAAAAAAAGTTTTGAAGAAGCAAGACGTTTAAATACAAAAGTTACTACAATATTTTTAGCTAGTTGTATCACAGATGAAGTCAAGAAAAGACTTGAAAATGATGAATTAATTAATCATATCTATGATTTAACCAAAATTGTTGCTGAAGATGAATTTAGATATAAGTTTACAGATGATATCCTAAAATTAATTGAAATAGACGTAAAAAAAAAGTAG
- a CDS encoding DNA methyltransferase, producing MLLENKYSHLFEETNEYNRKIVSFQGNKGKNIHGWFKYKEGFSEELVKNLIKKFGIKSGDTLLEPFCGSGTTLLVAKSLGINAIGFEILPICHLIWQAKSKIAQYNLQELEKIIKLIEINIPQQVDLTFPHLKITQFAFSQEIENDLMFYYQWIENLDISQETRILLKMILMSILEEVSYTRKDGQYLRWDYRSEKIQQRNQTRLIQNKKNIKIFNKGDIPSVKESLVKSLNIVFDDIKFSKMSNLMDDKSKQDFIQGSVLDLLPTIEDEKFSGVISSPPYCNRYDYTRTYGLELAYLGINEQEIRQLRQNQLSCTVENRSKLESLEKLYTSLGQHHRFLYCQKILNESKAFQEINNALEKRWERGEVNNKGIVLMVKDYLIELTFVILEMYRTCKKGTYVILVNDLVKYSGEIIPIDTFFTEIAEKIGFSPITIYILPQRKGNSSQQMGKFGRTALRKSITVWQKE from the coding sequence TTGTTATTAGAAAATAAATATTCACATCTTTTTGAAGAAACCAATGAATATAATCGAAAAATAGTGAGTTTTCAAGGAAATAAAGGAAAAAATATTCATGGATGGTTTAAATATAAAGAAGGTTTTTCAGAAGAATTAGTAAAAAATCTTATTAAAAAATTTGGGATTAAATCTGGTGATACATTATTAGAACCTTTTTGCGGTTCAGGAACAACTTTGTTAGTGGCTAAGTCTTTAGGAATTAATGCCATTGGGTTTGAAATTTTGCCTATTTGTCATTTAATTTGGCAAGCTAAATCTAAGATTGCTCAATATAATTTACAAGAATTAGAAAAAATAATCAAACTCATTGAAATTAATATCCCTCAACAAGTTGATTTAACTTTTCCCCATCTCAAAATAACACAATTTGCCTTTTCTCAAGAAATAGAAAATGATTTAATGTTTTATTATCAGTGGATTGAAAACTTAGATATTTCCCAAGAAACAAGAATTTTATTAAAGATGATATTAATGAGTATTCTTGAAGAAGTAAGCTATACAAGAAAGGATGGACAATATCTAAGGTGGGATTATCGTTCTGAAAAAATTCAACAAAGAAATCAAACAAGATTAATTCAAAACAAAAAAAATATTAAAATATTTAATAAAGGAGATATACCCTCAGTAAAAGAATCTTTAGTAAAATCTTTAAATATAGTTTTTGATGATATTAAGTTTAGCAAAATGAGTAATTTAATGGATGATAAAAGTAAGCAAGATTTTATTCAAGGTAGTGTCTTAGATTTACTTCCTACCATTGAAGATGAAAAATTTTCTGGTGTAATTAGTTCACCTCCTTACTGTAATCGTTATGATTATACTAGAACCTATGGGCTAGAATTAGCTTACTTAGGTATTAATGAACAAGAAATCCGTCAACTTCGTCAAAATCAATTATCTTGTACAGTAGAAAACCGTTCAAAACTAGAAAGTTTAGAAAAGCTATATACTTCTTTGGGACAACATCATAGATTTTTATATTGTCAAAAAATTCTCAATGAAAGTAAAGCATTTCAAGAAATTAATAATGCTTTAGAAAAAAGATGGGAAAGAGGAGAAGTAAATAATAAAGGAATTGTTTTAATGGTTAAAGATTATTTAATTGAATTAACTTTTGTAATTCTGGAAATGTATAGAACTTGTAAAAAAGGAACCTATGTTATTTTAGTCAATGATTTAGTTAAATATAGTGGAGAAATTATTCCGATCGATACATTTTTTACAGAGATAGCAGAAAAGATTGGGTTTTCTCCAATTACTATATATATTTTGCCCCAAAGGAAAGGAAACAGTAGTCAACAAATGGGTAAATTTGGAAGAACTGCATTACGAAAAAGTATTACCGTTTGGCAAAAAGAATGA